Part of the Terriglobia bacterium genome, AGCGGCGCGAGCGCCTGGACGTCCTCGTGGTCGAGCACGGCCTGGCTCCGACCCGGACCCGGGCGCAGGCCCTGATCCTGGCCGGACGCGTGAGCTCCCTCGGAACGCGCCTCGACAAGCCGGGTCAGAGGATCGCCGCGAAAGCACCCCTCGACCTGGCGGAGGGCCCTCGATTCGTGAGCCGAGGCGCGCGAAAACTACTGGCCGCGCTCCACTCGTTCGGCGTCCGCCCCGCCGGAGTTCCGGCGCTCGACGTCGGCGCGTCCACCGGGGGATTCACCCAAGTGCTGCTCGAGGCGGGCGCCTCCGCCGTGGCGTCCCTGGACGTCGGCCGAGGGCAGCTCGACTGGAGCCTCCGCAACGACCCTCGGGTCCGAGTCCTGGACGGAGTCAATGCCCGTTACCTGACGCCGGCGGCGCTTCCGTTCCTCCCCGCGCTGGCCGTGATCGATGTATCCTTCATCTCCCTCGAGCGGGTCCTTCCCCCTGTCGCGGCTTGCCTCGCCTCGGCCGGGGAGATCGTCGCGCTGGTCAAGCCACAGTTCGAGGTGGGCAAGGGGAAGGTCGGCCGGGGGGGGATCGTCCGCGAGCCGGTGCGGCACGCCGAGGTGCTCGAACGGCTGGTGGCGTTCGCGCGCCAGCGGGCCTGGGGGGTACTGGGCGTGATCCCCTCCCCGATCCGCGGCGCCGAGGGGAACGTGGAGTTCTTCCTGCACATCGCGCCGCATCGCCCCGACATCGAGGACGCGGAGTTGCGCTCGTTGATCGACGATGCGGTTCGGCGCGGCGGGGAGATCGGCGAATGAGCCGCCCGTCCCGGGCCCACCGCCCGATCCGGCACGTCCTCGTCGTCGCCAAGATCGGACCCGAGGAGGGGGTCCGGATCGCCGGCGAACTCCGCGACTGGCTCCGTCGCCGCGGCATCCGGGTGCGGTTCGACTCCGAGACCGCCCGCGCCGCCGGTCGGAAGGACGGGGTCCCGCGGAGCGCGATCCAGGCGGGGACCGACCTCGCCATCGTAGCGGGCGGGGACGGGACCCTCCTCTCGGTCGCGCGGGACGTGGCGCCTCGCGGCATCCCGATCCTCGGGGTGAACTTCGGCGGCCTGGGCTTCCTCACCGAGCTGCAGCCCGACGAGCTTTACCCCGGACTCGAGAAGCTCCTGAGAGGAGAGTCGTGGATCGAGGAGCGTCAGGCGCTGAGGGTCCGCTTCCGCCGCGGAGGCAGGACGCTGCGCGAGCACCTCCTGCTCAACGACGCGGTGATCACGAAGAGCGCGCTGGCGCGGATGATCACGGTCGAGGTGCGAGTGGACGGCGAGGAGGTCGCCACCCTCACGAGCGACGGCCTGATCGTGTCGACGGCCACGGGCTCGACGGCCTACAACCTTTCCGCGGGGGGCCCGATCCTCGACCCGCGCATGGCGGCGTTCGTGATTGCCCCGATCTGCCCGCACACCCTCGCCCAGCGGCCGCTGGTCGTCCCCGGCACGGTGAGGATCGACGTCAGGCTCTTGGGCGAGCCGGAGGCGGTCTACCTCACGCTCGACGGCCAGGTCGGCGTTCCCATGAGGCCGAAGGACGCCATCGCGATCGATCGCCACCCCTCGCCGGTGCTCCTCGTGCGCGTCGCCCGCCGCGGCTTCTTCGACGTCCTCCGTCGGAAGCTCCACTGGGGCGATCGGTAGGCGGCGGTGCCGGCAGCGGCCTCCCGGCAGGGCGGCCGGCGGGAATACCGGTCCGTCAATCCACGAACAGCGTCCCCCGCATCTTCGCGCACCCGTTGCCGCACGGCCGGCCGCACCTCCAGGGGAATTCCCCCTTCTGGTCGGCGTCGAACTCGGCGGTGATCTCCTGGTCCTGGGGCATGTGCACGTCGAGCTTGTACCCCTTGAGCAGGAACGACCGCGACGCCCGGTAGGCGTAGAGCTTGAGGACCACGTGGTCTCCCTGCTTGACGCGGATCGAGTCGGGAGTCCAGCTCCAGTTGTCCGCGTACACCTTGAACGTGCGGACGACGCGCTTCGCGGGTGCCACCGCCGCCGGCGCCGCCTCGTCGGGGGCCTTAGGCGGCGCCGCGGGGGGCGCCCCCTGCTGCACCGCGATCGCTCCTCCACCGCCGAGGCACAAGGCGATCGCCAGCACGCCTCGAGCCGTCCAGGAACTCGCCACCGTCGCCATGCTCATCGCGAACCTCCCGCCGCTTCGTGGAACCGGCGCGCGCAGAACGATGCGCCGAGCAGGGACACGAACCATCCGGCGCGCGGGCCTCTCGGCTTTCCGAGCAGGCTGATGTAGATCGACTCGAACAACTCCGCCGGCCTGACCTCCGGGATCTCGCCGGCGATCCGGTAGATGAGGGAATGCACCGCCTCGCCGTCCATCCCCTTCCCGATCTCCTCCGCCAGCCTACCGAGGAACAGCCGCTGCGACGGGGACAACGCAAGGGCCTCGGCCGGCAGCGTCTCGCGCACCTCGAACCGGAGATCCTCGGGGGCGTAGCTCGCGAGCCACCGACGAGCGTACTCCATTCTCTCCGCGACCGCACCCGGGTCCAGACCCGGGTAGCCGGTCCGGTCCAGGATGGCGGTCACCCTGCCGAGGTCGAACCCCGCGGCCTGGGCCACGACGACGAGGTGCTTGAACGGGATGCCCACCGGCCGAAATCCTGCCGCTCGCGATAGCTCGATCGCTCGCTCGTCCCGCCCCGCCGCGGTGGCGTCGTCGACCTCGTCCACGAGCTGGAGGAGCGGCAGGCCGGGATCGAACGCGATGCTCCGCTGCGGCCTTTCGCGCAGCACGAGATAGCGGAGCACCTCGGGGGGCACGAGGGTGAGCGCCTCGCCGATGGCGAGGACGTTCCCCTTGCTCGAGGACATGTCCCCGCCCCCCTTGAGCCGGATCCACTCGTACGGGATCGGAAACGGCGGCTCCCCGTGGAAGACCTCTCTCACGATGCGCACGCCGGTCTCGTAGGACCCCCCGCGCGTGGCGTGGTCCTTTCCGAAAGGCTCCACGGTGACGTCCAGGAGCTTCCATCGCGCCGGCCAGTCGATCCGCCAGACGAGCTTCCCGCCGCCGGCCATCGGCACCGTCCCGGAGGCCGAGCACTCGCAAGAGTAATCCACGGTCTCGCGCTCCGCGGAGAAGCCGGTCACCCGTGCCGATTGGATCCGCCCGCACGCGGGGCAGAGCGGATTGAACGGCCACCAGGTCTCCGCGACCTCCTTGCCGGTCATCTCGCGCAGGATCTCCGCGATCCTGTCCCGCTTGAGGAGCGCTGCGACGATGAACGGGTTCATCCGGCCGGACTTGTACATCGCGTCGGCGCGCTCGATCTCGACGTCGACTCTGAGCTTTCCGAGGGCCGCCACGAACGGCTCGAGGAAGTGGTCTCCGTACGAGGCGTGCCTCCCGCAGGGGCAAGGGATGTCGGAAAGCGGCTGACCGACCCGCGAGGCGTACGTCGCGGGGTCGAGGAAGGGGTAGACTTTCCGGAGCGGGTCGAAGTTGTCGCAGACGTAATTGAACCGTGCGGCGACGCCGATGTCACGAAGGGCGCGGTAGACGGCGTCGGCCGTCAGGACCTCCCGCATGTTGCCGATGTGGATCTCGCCGGAGGGCGAGATACCGGTCGAGATCACCGGGATGGCGCCCGAAGACGCCACCGCGGAGGCAGCCTCGTCGGCCCAGTGTCGGGGAGCGGTCGGAGCTTCGCGCATCGGTCCCACCTCGGACCCGGCGACCCGCCGGACGACGCAGAAGGTACATCGCAGCGCACGCCGTGATCAACCTCAGGCTCGAACCCGTCGCGCGGCGCCGAGCGGGCCCCTTGTGGTGCGGAACCGCGCTGTGATAGAAACGTCCGGCGCCACCTCCTGACCGCGCCGCGGAGCGTCGAGCATGGAGCGCATGACCCTGAGGGAAGCCGCCGAGCGCGTGGGCCTTTCCGTCACCACGCTGAGGCGGTACATCCGCCGCGGCAGGCTTCGCGCCGAGAAGCTGGCCGGTCGGTTCGGCCCCGAGTACTTCGTGTCCGACGAGGGCCTCGAGACGGCCGGGCTCGACGGGAGCGACCGTCGGGCGGCACCACCGGATCCCGTGCGCGGCCCGATCCGCTCGCTGACGAAGGTCCCCTCCCGCGAGATGCTGCCCATCGGCCTCTACCAGGAACTGCAGATGAAGCACGAGCAGCTCCTGGTCCAGTACGGCATGGTCCGCGCCAGCGGGCTCCGGATGTTGGAGCTCCAGGGGGACCTGGATGCGAAGCGCCGGGAGGTCGAGGAGTGCCGCGCGGAGATCGTCCGTCTTCGGGACCGGCTCGCGACCGAGACCACCTTGCTGCGCCAGAAGCTCCGCGCGGCGGATCTCGAGGTGGAAGGGCGAGGCCTGGAAATCGCCGCGCTGCGGGAGAAGGTGCGGGGCCTCGAGATGTTGACCCGCAACGCGGTGACCAGCGAGACCATCGAGCGCCAGTTCGCATCGGTCATGGAGCAGAAACAGGTCGTCGACCGCCTGACCGAGCAACGTGAGACCGCTCGCTCGCCCCGACGTCCCTGGCCCCCGGCGGAGCGGCCTGCCGAGCCCGAGCACTGATCTCCGGCTAGGCCGCGGCCTTTCTCAGCACCAGGAGCCGCCAGAGTCCCAGCAGGTTGACCCTCCGGACCGCGACCAGGTCGAGACCGGGGGCGGGAAGCACCGAAGCGACCGGGAGGTCCATGCGGAATCCGATCCACCGGCTCGCGGGGGTCAGCAGGCGCTCGAAGAACCCGAGGAACGGATTCTCGCTGAGGAAGTGATTGACGACGATGACGGTCCCCCCCGGACGGCAGACGCGCGCCATCTCTCCCAGCACCTTGGCGGGCTCCGGCACCACGGAGATCACGTACGGCGCGAGCACGTGGTCGAAACAACGGTCGGGAAACTTCAGGTCTCGGGCGTCCATCCGGCGCAGCTCGACGTCCTCGTGTTGGAGGAGGTCGAGACGGGCCCGCGCTCGCTCGAGCATCGGCTCCGCGATGTCCACGCCGGTGACGTGGCAGTCCCGGGGATAGAGCGGGAGCGACAGGCCCGTGCCGACGCCCACCTCCAGGACCCGGTCGCCCGGACGCAGGGGTAGGCAACCCACCGCACGGCGGCGTCCCGGGCCGAGGGCCCAATCGAAGAAAGCGTCGTAACCGCGAGCGATCACGGAATAGACGCGCTCCACCCTACGAGACTCGAGCGCAGCCACCTCTTCCGCCGTCAGGTCACGAGCCATCGTCGCTCCCTCCTGCCGGGTGCCGCGCGCCGGTGCGCGAACGCGCCCCGCGCGGCGCAATCCCAGACCTCCGGGCGCGCGGATTCTAACACGCTCCTGCCTGGCGGGCGGCTGCGGAAGATTCACCGCAATCTGTGGCACGCGCCGGAGGGGACGCTTGACTCCTCCGTGCCGGTCGGGGTAGCTTCTCTCCTCGATTCCCACGGAGGTCGGGATGGCACGAAGAGCCTTGGGTCCGGCGTTGATCCTGGCGCTGGCCGTCGCGAGCGGCTGCAAGACGACGCAGCCGGCGTCGGCGCCCGCCCAGAACGCGCAGATAACGTTCGAGTCGAAGGTGTCCTCGTCGGTCGCCCTGTACGAGGTTTGGGACGCGCAGAAGGTGTCGGTGACGACCTTCCCGGACCAGGAGGGGCGCCCGCCGGAGCAGACCGTCCAGGACCTGGGGCTCTGGTGCGACATGTCGCCGAACTCGGGACAGCGATCCCGACCG contains:
- a CDS encoding TlyA family RNA methyltransferase; this translates as MSPRERRERLDVLVVEHGLAPTRTRAQALILAGRVSSLGTRLDKPGQRIAAKAPLDLAEGPRFVSRGARKLLAALHSFGVRPAGVPALDVGASTGGFTQVLLEAGASAVASLDVGRGQLDWSLRNDPRVRVLDGVNARYLTPAALPFLPALAVIDVSFISLERVLPPVAACLASAGEIVALVKPQFEVGKGKVGRGGIVREPVRHAEVLERLVAFARQRAWGVLGVIPSPIRGAEGNVEFFLHIAPHRPDIEDAELRSLIDDAVRRGGEIGE
- a CDS encoding NAD(+)/NADH kinase, with protein sequence MSRPSRAHRPIRHVLVVAKIGPEEGVRIAGELRDWLRRRGIRVRFDSETARAAGRKDGVPRSAIQAGTDLAIVAGGDGTLLSVARDVAPRGIPILGVNFGGLGFLTELQPDELYPGLEKLLRGESWIEERQALRVRFRRGGRTLREHLLLNDAVITKSALARMITVEVRVDGEEVATLTSDGLIVSTATGSTAYNLSAGGPILDPRMAAFVIAPICPHTLAQRPLVVPGTVRIDVRLLGEPEAVYLTLDGQVGVPMRPKDAIAIDRHPSPVLLVRVARRGFFDVLRRKLHWGDR
- the lysS gene encoding lysine--tRNA ligase gives rise to the protein MREAPTAPRHWADEAASAVASSGAIPVISTGISPSGEIHIGNMREVLTADAVYRALRDIGVAARFNYVCDNFDPLRKVYPFLDPATYASRVGQPLSDIPCPCGRHASYGDHFLEPFVAALGKLRVDVEIERADAMYKSGRMNPFIVAALLKRDRIAEILREMTGKEVAETWWPFNPLCPACGRIQSARVTGFSAERETVDYSCECSASGTVPMAGGGKLVWRIDWPARWKLLDVTVEPFGKDHATRGGSYETGVRIVREVFHGEPPFPIPYEWIRLKGGGDMSSSKGNVLAIGEALTLVPPEVLRYLVLRERPQRSIAFDPGLPLLQLVDEVDDATAAGRDERAIELSRAAGFRPVGIPFKHLVVVAQAAGFDLGRVTAILDRTGYPGLDPGAVAERMEYARRWLASYAPEDLRFEVRETLPAEALALSPSQRLFLGRLAEEIGKGMDGEAVHSLIYRIAGEIPEVRPAELFESIYISLLGKPRGPRAGWFVSLLGASFCARRFHEAAGGSR
- a CDS encoding helix-turn-helix domain-containing protein, which codes for MERMTLREAAERVGLSVTTLRRYIRRGRLRAEKLAGRFGPEYFVSDEGLETAGLDGSDRRAAPPDPVRGPIRSLTKVPSREMLPIGLYQELQMKHEQLLVQYGMVRASGLRMLELQGDLDAKRREVEECRAEIVRLRDRLATETTLLRQKLRAADLEVEGRGLEIAALREKVRGLEMLTRNAVTSETIERQFASVMEQKQVVDRLTEQRETARSPRRPWPPAERPAEPEH
- a CDS encoding methyltransferase domain-containing protein, producing MARDLTAEEVAALESRRVERVYSVIARGYDAFFDWALGPGRRRAVGCLPLRPGDRVLEVGVGTGLSLPLYPRDCHVTGVDIAEPMLERARARLDLLQHEDVELRRMDARDLKFPDRCFDHVLAPYVISVVPEPAKVLGEMARVCRPGGTVIVVNHFLSENPFLGFFERLLTPASRWIGFRMDLPVASVLPAPGLDLVAVRRVNLLGLWRLLVLRKAAA